In Candidatus Zixiibacteriota bacterium, the genomic stretch TGTAAGTCGTTGCTGCTTTTTGCTTTCTCCTTTATAGCCTGTTCCAGCTCACCCAGCACATCACGAATCAACTCCTTTATCAGCTGATCTTTAGTACCAAAATGATAATAGAATGTGCCCTTTCCGAGATCAGCCGTTTCAGTTATTTCATCAATAGTAACAGCATCGAATCCCCTTTCAGAAAAAAGAGATTTGGACGCGCTTAACAGCTTCTCACGGGTCCTGACAGCCCGCTTCTGATGACGGGTACGCTTTGGACGCTCTTTTCTTACTTTATTTTTCAACTAAAACCCCTATAATCTGACTATTTTGTCAGTTATGACTATATCGTCACATTATTGCAAAAAGTCAAGCAGTTTTTTTAAGCAATTAAATGCTGTGCTGGGAAGTGACTCAGGTATTCTTTAGTAGAAATGGGCGGGTAACTGCCATAATCGTCTGTTCAGGGCCATTATTTACATATTTTGATGCCTCTACTGGAGGCTGTTTCGATGGAGCCGGGATCAACCCTGCGCTAAAAGCTTCAGGTGTGAAAGAAAATTTTCGTTAACGCCTGTTCTTATTTTTGAAACAAATCATAAAAACCGAAGCAACAATTTGATCAAGCGGTCATTGGTACATTTCCATCATCTGTTTTTCGGCATCGCTGCTACCAATGAGCACAATCTCATCATCAGCGCTCAGGATCACGGAGGGCCCGGGATTGATTTCCAGCTCGTCCCCCTTGCCGATAGCGATCACACTGCAACCGGTTTGTTGCCTGATAGGAATTTCGGCCAGCGACTTGCCCGCAAAGGACTCATGGACCGGTACCCGAAACACATTCAACCCCTCGGCCACCATCATTATCCGGTTCGGCAACAACAGGTTTACTATTGTATTTGCGCCAATCGAGGCGTGTGACATAACGAGATCAGCCCCGGCGCTATGCAGTTTTGAAATGTTGCGGTCTATGTTTGCACGGCTGATTACCTGTATATCAGCGCGAAGCTTACGGCAATAGATGGTGAGATAGACGTTGACGGAATCGTCATGGGTCGTAATCAGGACCGTTGTCGCCTCTCGGATCCCGGCTTCATAGAGGGTATGAATATCCGCCGCGTCGCCCTGGATATAGTTTTGATCCCTGATAAATTCAGGGTTCTTTTCAACAATCCTAAAAGGGATCCCCCGCTGTTTGAGTGTATTAGCCGCCGCAAGCCCGACCCGACCGCCTCCCAGGATCAACACCAGGGTCTCGGCCGCTGGACGAGCACCCCGGGGGTAATAGGTTCGTTCGAATTTCTCGAGTTGCTCACTCGATCCCGCTAATACAAGCACGGAGGTCGAATCGATACGCGAATCGGCGCGAGGCACCTTAAACTGCCCCCGCTTCCAGAGACCGACTACCGTAGTGCCTGTTTTTTCACGAATCCGGCTCTCAATGAGGGTTTTTCCTTCCAGGGGGGTCCGCATGGCCGAAGCCTCGGCAATAATCAACTGATTGAACCGGCCGATTACATTTGCCCCGATACTCATTCCAAGCGTCCGCCGCGCCAGCGATTCACCCAGCATCTTCATGAACTGAAAGACATAGGTACTCCCGGCAAGCTCGAGGATGTCGATAGAATCGTCCGAATCGGCATTGGTAACGATCGGAACTTCCTTGCTTATCTCGCGCACTGTGAAAGCGATGTTTGTATTGAGCGTGTCCTCGTTGTTGGCGACGATCATGGCGGCGTTTTCTACCCTGAGACGACGATAAGTTTCATCATCGCCCAGGTCGCCAACCACCACCTTCAATTCCATTTCGTACAGCTCCAACGCTCGTTTCAGGTCGGGTGCGACAATTGCGTATTCATAGTTGTACTTTGCCAGTTTGTGCACAAGGTTAACCGTGAGGCTGTCAAAACTGGTCAGGATTATGTGGCCCGATGTCGTCGACGGTAACTCGCGGGGGGTTTTGGCTCGCGACTGGGCTTCCAGCCAGGGAGCATAAAAAAACTGAATGAACGTGAAAGGCAGCATGACCAGCAAAAACAGGATACCGGACATTAAAACGACCAGGGAAAAAGCCTTCCCCAGGTCACTTACAAAAGTAATATCTCCAAACCCCAGGGTGGACATTACCGTCAGTGTCCAGTATAAGCCGGTTATCCAGGAATATTCCTTGCTCTCATAGAGCATGATGAAATGAAAAAGAACACTGTACACCACCACGAGTACTGCCAGAATAGTCAGAAACCGCAACAGAAGCTTCACGTTTTGCTTTGTGGTCCGGCTCCGGGTGAAGTAAAGAATCTGCGACGGAAGAAATTTCATAGAAACCTTCTGTTTAATAAGTGACCTGCCGCAACGCTGTAAAGGTCGTCATAAAATCCTAGCAAATTGTGCCGGAATATAAGTCAAGCTTTACACTCTGGCAACGAATTTTAGCTACTTTGTGCAGGTACCGGAGAAACAATTCTAAACGGAGCTGAACAAACGAGACTATGTATAGTCTTAGCTATGGTAAAACGCTCTGCCGAAAAACTGCAACCTTAAATAAGTGCCTGCTGTAACAGGAATTACGAATTCCACAAAGCATTGGAGTTGCCGGCATTTTTTCGTACCCATCAAGACTTAAAATTTGTAAATTCTGCAGTAAATAGATCATCAAAGGAGAATATCTATGGATCAAAACTCAGCCACTAAAATCATGCAAGAGGGTCATGTCTGATCCGAGGCAGTACTCCTGGCCGTGTGCCGGGATTA encodes the following:
- a CDS encoding potassium channel protein, with the translated sequence MKFLPSQILYFTRSRTTKQNVKLLLRFLTILAVLVVVYSVLFHFIMLYESKEYSWITGLYWTLTVMSTLGFGDITFVSDLGKAFSLVVLMSGILFLLVMLPFTFIQFFYAPWLEAQSRAKTPRELPSTTSGHIILTSFDSLTVNLVHKLAKYNYEYAIVAPDLKRALELYEMELKVVVGDLGDDETYRRLRVENAAMIVANNEDTLNTNIAFTVREISKEVPIVTNADSDDSIDILELAGSTYVFQFMKMLGESLARRTLGMSIGANVIGRFNQLIIAEASAMRTPLEGKTLIESRIREKTGTTVVGLWKRGQFKVPRADSRIDSTSVLVLAGSSEQLEKFERTYYPRGARPAAETLVLILGGGRVGLAAANTLKQRGIPFRIVEKNPEFIRDQNYIQGDAADIHTLYEAGIREATTVLITTHDDSVNVYLTIYCRKLRADIQVISRANIDRNISKLHSAGADLVMSHASIGANTIVNLLLPNRIMMVAEGLNVFRVPVHESFAGKSLAEIPIRQQTGCSVIAIGKGDELEINPGPSVILSADDEIVLIGSSDAEKQMMEMYQ